A window of the Cucurbita pepo subsp. pepo cultivar mu-cu-16 chromosome LG01, ASM280686v2, whole genome shotgun sequence genome harbors these coding sequences:
- the LOC111808776 gene encoding homogentisate 1,2-dioxygenase, translated as MAAQSVGEMDGGNFPSDLAYQSGFNNHFSSEAIPGALPQLQNSPLICPYGLYAEQISGTSFTSPRKVNMCSWLYRIKPSVTHEPFRPRLPKNEKLISEFNASNCSSTPTQLRWRPADVPDSPLDFVDGLYTVCGAGSSFLRHGFAIHMYTANKSMENCAFCNADGDFLIVPQSGRLLIITECGRLEVSPGEIVVLPQGFRFVVYLPDGPSRGYVAEIFGSHFQLPDLGPIGANGLAAPRDFLAPVAWFENISRPGYTIVQKYGGELFTAIQDFSPFNVVAWHGNYVPYKYDLSKFCPYNTVLFDHSDPSINTVLTAPTDKPGVALLDFVIFPPRWLVSEHTFRPPYYHRNCMSEFMGLIYGGYEAKADGFLPGGASLHNCMTPHGPDTKTYEATIARGNEAGPYRITDTMAFMFESSLIPRVCSWALESPCMDHDYYQCWIGLKSHFTSEGTTRDMDPQKVKTDVENGRQTV; from the exons ATGGCTGCTCAATCGGTCGGCGAAATGGACGGCGGAAATTTCCCTTCGGACCTCGCCTACCAGTCCGGCTTCAACAATCATTTCTCGTCGGAGGCGATTCCCGGTGCTCTTCCTCAATTGCAAAACAGTCCTCTGATATGCCCTTACGGCCTCTATGCTGAGCAGATCTCTGGCACTTCCTTCACATCCCCTCGCAAGGTCAACATGTGCAG TTGGCTGTATCGGATTAAGCCGTCGGTCACGCATGAACCGTTTAGGCCTCGTTTGCCTAAAAACGAGAAGTTGATAAGTGAATTTAATGCGTCAAATTGTTCATCGACTCCAACTCAGCTAAGGTGGAGACCGGCGGATGTTCCTGATTCACCGCTGGATTTCGTTGATGGTCTGTACACTGTTTGTGGAGCCGGCAGTTCGTTTCTTCGGCATGGTTTTGCTATTCACAT GTACACAGCCAATAAGTCAATGGAGAACTGTGCGTTCTGTAATGCTGACGGCGACTTCTTGATAGTCCCTCAGAGTGGAA GGCTGTTGATTATTACCGAGTGTGGAAGACTGGAAGTTTCTCCTGGTGAAATAGTGGTTTTACCTCAAGGTTTTCGCTTTGTTGTTTATCTGCCTGATGGTCCATCACGTGGCTACGTAGCTGAGATTTTTGGCAGTCATTTTCAGCTTCCTGATCTCGGACCAATAG GTGCTAATGGTCTTGCTGCACCAAGGGATTTTCTTGCCCCTGTAGCCTGGTTTGAAAATATTTCTCGGCCCGGTTACACAATTGTGCAAAAATATGGTGGGGAATTGTTTACTGCGATACAGGACTTTTCTCCCTTTAATGTAGTTGCCTGGCATGGTAATTATGTTCCCTATAAG TACGATCTTAGTAAGTTCTGCCCTTACAATACTGTGTTATTTGATCACAGTGATCCATCAATAAATACAG TATTAACGGCACCAACTGATAAACCCGGAGTAGCGTTACTCGACTTTGTCATTTTCCCCCCAAGATGGCTCGTCTCTGAACACACATTCCGTCCTCCATATTACCATCGCAACTGCATGAGTGAATTCATGGGTCTCATATATGGAGGCTACGAG GCAAAAGCTGATGGGTTCCTTCCTGGGGGTGCCAGCCTTCATAATTGCATGACTCCCCATGGCCCTGATACTAAAACATACGAG GCCACTATTGCTCGAGGAAACGAGGCTGGACCTTATCGAATCACCGACACAATGGCATTTATGTTTGAATCAAGTCTGATCCCTCGCGTATGCTCTTGGGCTCTGGAGTCTCCATGCATGGATCATGACTACTACCAATGCTGGATAGGATTGAAATCTCATTTCACAAGTGAAGGAACAACTAGAGACATGGATCCACAGAAGGTAAAAACTGatgttgaaaatggaagaCAGACTGTGTAG
- the LOC111808784 gene encoding uncharacterized protein LOC111808784: protein MAQEYQTHENGSGGGSLGFGSNRKSKQRRAPQRGLGVAQLEKIRLEEQQKKNATALFSPSSSLSPAKISSKLSVSAPNLHPIKQSSCSVPLASLSPSSFVFKSPLPSINIDDTSMNSSTALIQLNNGGFETERTDMPVLGQGEVPKTWNPLEFNLQKDNCISDFNFGFRSNFVLTNEANIDWPSPGLVQKEQLHQLSSSAGVDVSSSSSLLNFLTEPPSNQSYCGNYTAVWPEMFGMKRPYALSMDIPASPTFNCRPPMAAPMRSDESASCSNVGFYSYPFIGEGPSCSSSSSEPNSRKKLKGNTFRGDLLTLATPTTTWICQSSKLKHLSAHAVDSNHEFADLISLPRRGSVEIPTCPHPKPSWCNRLQPYYRFFPPEMAQSGQASPKTLGRFNIEDESVDLNLKL, encoded by the exons ATGGCACAAGAATATCAAACTCATGAGAATGGTAGTGGTGGTGGTAGTTTAGGGTTTGGTTCCAATAGGAAGTCAAAACAAAGGAGAGCTCCTCAAAGAGGTCTAGGTGTTGCACAACTTGAAAAGATCAGGCTAGAAGaacagcaaaagaaaaatgctacTGCACTTTTTTCACCCTCATCTTCTTTATCACCTGCCAAGATCTCCTCTAAGCTATCTGTATCAGCTCCAAATTTGCACCCCATAAAGCAATCTTCCTGTTCTGTTCCACTTGCCTCTCTATCTCCATCCAGTTTTGTTTTCAAGTCACCTTTGCCTAGCATAAATATTGATGATACAAGCATGAACAGTAGTACTGCACTGATCCAGTTGAATAATGGTGGTTTCGAGACCGAACGGACGGATATGCCTGTACTTGGGCAAGGAGAGGTCCCTAAAACATGGAATCCCCTAGAATTCAATCTTCAAAAGGATAATTGTATCTCCGATTTCAACTTTGGATTTCGATCGAATTTCGTTTTGACCAATGAAGCCAACATTGATTGGCCTTCCCCAGGATTGGTGCAAAAAGAACAGCTACATCAGCTATCTTCTTCTGCAGGG GTGGATGTGTCGTCGTCATCGTCCCTGCTAAACTTTCTTACAGAGCCCCCTTCAAACCAAAGCTATTGTGGCAACTACACTGCAGTGTGGCCAGAG ATGTTTGGCATGAAGAGACCATATGCCTTGTCTATGGACATCCCTGCAAGCCCTACTTTCAACTGCAGACCTCCTATGGCTGCTCCTATGAGATCAGATGAATCCGCTTCTTGTAGTAACGTTGGCTTCTATAGTTATCCGTTTATCGG AGAAGGTCCATCttgttcatcttcatcctCAGAACCAAATTCAAGGAAAAAGTTGAAAGGAAATACTTTTAGAGGAGATTTACTCACACTAGCCACTCCAACAACTACATGGATATGCCAAAGCTCAAAACTCAAGCACCTTTCAGCTCATGCTGTGGATAGTAACCATGAGTTTGCAGATCTCATATCGCTACCTCGTCGA GGAAGCGTGGAGATCCCAACTTGTCCCCATCCAAAACCGAGTTGGTGCAATCGACTTCAGCCATACTACCGCTTTTTCCCTCCAGAAATGGCACAAAGTGGCCAGGCATCCCCCAAAACTTTGGGCAGATTCAATATTGAAGATGAAAGTGTTGATCTTAATCTGAAATTATAA
- the LOC111799238 gene encoding transcription factor TCP4-like: MGESHRQTATSSRLGMRIGGGGGEIVEVQGGHIVRSTGRKDRHSKVCTAKGTRDRRVRLSAHTAIQFYDVQDRLGYDRPSKAVDWLIKKAKASIDELAELPAWNPSTANASTQRQEQQSLNDENESLLSVQRDVFSPTGNRRASVVGSHSRVSEFPLQNLQHTQMGGGPNNSTSSFLPPSLDSDSIADTIKSFFPIGTAAAETTSSSIQFQNFPQDLLSRTSSQNQDLRLSLQSFQDPIAIHRHHHAQHQSQGHQNDHVLFPGTATLSGFDVTTAGWSEHNNLNPAEISRFPRITSWNASGAETGSGGSSGHGGAAIRSAGYVFNSPHLSTALPPSSLMQPLFGENQFFSQRGPLQSSNTPSIRAWIDQSLTATDHQQHHMTPSIHQSSYTSLGFASGGFSGFHIPTRIQGDEEHNGISDKPSSASSDSRH, encoded by the coding sequence ATGGGCGAGAGCCACCGCCAAACAGCAACGTCGTCAAGGCTGGGGATGAGAATCGGCGGGGGCGGCGGCGAGATCGTGGAGGTTCAAGGAGGCCACATTGTTCGTTCCACTGGAAGAAAAGATCGTCACAGCAAAGTTTGCACCGCCAAAGGCACAAGAGACCGCCGGGTTCGCCTCTCGGCCCATACCGCCATCCAGTTCTACGATGTCCAAGACCGCCTCGGCTACGACCGACCCAGTAAAGCTGTAGACTGGCTTATCAAAAAGGCCAAGGCCTCCATTGACGAGCTCGCCGAGCTCCCTGCATGGAACCCGAGCACAGCAAACGCATCCACACAGCGGCAGGAGCAGCAGAGCCTAAACGATGAGAACGAGAGTCTACTTTCTGTCCAACGTGATGTCTTCAGTCCAACCGGTAATCGGAGAGCTTCGGTGGTGGGGAGCCACAGCAGAGTCTCAGAGTTTCCTCTGCAAAACTTGCAGCATACCCAAATGGGGGGAGGCCCAAATAACAGCACCTCGAGCTTTCTCCCACCGTCGTTGGACTCGGACTCCATTGCTGATACCATCAAGTCCTTCTTCCCCATAGgcacggcggcggcggagacCACCTCATCGTCCATTCAGTTCCAGAATTTCCCACAAGATTTGCTTTCCAGGACGAGTAGCCAGAACCAAGATCTGCGGCTTTCTTTGCAATCTTTTCAAGACCCAATAGCTATTCACCGGCATCATCATGCTCAGCACCAGAGTCAAGGTCATCAGAATGATCACGTTTTATTCCCCGGCACCGCCACATTAAGTGGGTTTGATGTGACCACCGCTGGTTGGTCTGAGCACAACAACCTCAATCCGGCAGAGATTAGCCGGTTCCCGAGGATAACTTCCTGGAATGCATCTGGTGCAGAAACTGGTAGTGGCGGCAGCAGTGGCCATGGCGGAGCTGCGATTAGAAGTGCAGGATATGTCTTCAACTCGCCTCACTTGTCAACTGCACTGCCACCGTCGTCACTTATGCAGCCATTATTTGGTGAAAACCAGTTTTTTTCTCAGAGGGGACCCCTTCAGTCCAGTAACACACCTTCAATTCGCGCTTGGATTGATCAATCACTTACAGCTACTGATCATCAACAGCATCACATGACACCATCAATCCACCAATCTTCCTACACAAGTTTAGGATTCGCCTCAGGCGGGTTCTCCGGGTTTCACATTCCAACGCGAATTCAAGGTGATGAGGAGCACAATGGCATTTCAGACAAGCCATCCTCTGCTTCCTCTGATTCTCGCCATTGA